ACCGTTTGAAAGCCCTCGGAGCTTAGTTTTACATTCCGTAAACAACACTTGATTTCGACTCCTATACAAAAAATTAAGTTTTATTTAGTGGACATTGGTCGGCTGCCCTGCTCAaaaatttccaggtttgttCTCCTCCTTTAAGCTTAACTTTAACTGAttcaaatgaagtgatttttggaaaataatttacacacacataacccaatATATAGCAAGCATTTTTATATCAATTTAAtcacaaattttgaaattaaaacaaGGGAAACACTCCagcaaaattcggacagcaacccttcatctttctttccaaattatCTTCCTAAACTCTCACaccaaaatcaagctagaattCACCATAACAACAACCAACATACAAGAAATCCTTAAATCCACTACCTAATAATCCACCTTAAGGCATCTTCCTAAGAGCAAGTCAAGAAAGTAAGAATATCCTCAAGGCATGCTACCTAATGTCAAGGTTCATAGAACCCTTCAACAACCCCAAGTTTATCTAGCTAAAAATTAGCTAAAggatggaagaaaaattggagtTTGGAGGAGTTACCTTCCTCCAAGGATAGCAAGAAAAATCTCAAGAAACCAAGCACTAAATCTCCAAAAATCTTCTATCCACCAAGTCTTCTACCAAGTTTGAAGATGATCCAAGGTGTGAGCAAGGTTAGCAGCAAGTTTAGTGAGCAAGATTGagaggaagaagatgaatttTTCTTGGTTAAAGGAAGAGGAAGGGTTCGGCCATgagagggagaaagagagagtgattttgtttgatttttctGATGTGAGAGGGTGAAAGAAAGAAGTGACATAAAGCCACTTTTtatggtgcaaaagtcaacatGTGAATAGTGATCCATTAATGCTCCTAATTGAGTTTAATTCAAATCATTTatctctaatctctcaattaacttttctttgtCTACAATTGATCATTTTTAACTCTCCAAGACCACTACACTTTCAGACCAAATATCATCTCGAAAAGCGTGATTTCTCGAATTTTCACTAATTGGGCGACAGAAAAATTAAGTTCAAGGGCAAacgtgttaaaaatataaaatgaaacaATGTACaatgcaaatgcaattaaaatgaatgaaataaattaattgggataaataaataaataaataaataggccagtaaaagaaaatttcgggtcctcGCACTCTCACACACTGTTGTACATCCTCTAGGTcaatggttgctcctccttgctCCTTGCTAGATAATGAAAATTTCACCACAACCTCTATTAGCTCATTTGCCATTGGATTTAACATGGTACTCAAAGGAATTCCCAGATCCTTACAGTAGCTTGATCCTTCCCAAAACACTAAATTAGAAGAACAAGCACAATACTCCCAGACAAGTTGAACAGAAATATTAAGAAGTTGGAAAACAAATGAAAGGCTAAGATAcctaaactaaacaaaaattgaagatgGAGAAAAACACTAGCTAAAACTCAAGGACcagacccaaaaagaaaaacaacaagaagACTATCCTACACCCTAAATACATGAACTAAGACACATAAACGAAGATAGAATCAAGAAACTCACACTCTTTATTGTTGAAGCTAGAACATGAAGAAACTAAGAAGAAAGCAACCTATGCATAAAATATATACACTATCGCCTGAAATAAAGGACTAATTTGTGATGATTTCATGGCTTTGAAGCTCTTAACGTTGATTCTAACATTTCCTCAATTTCGACACTCAATATTTGCTCTCTCAAAAGGTCTCACTTTTTTtgtttggaaatagtttgattTTCAAATTGCATAGACCTCCTACCACGAGGAAGGAAATtctgtaacggccccacttctccctagggcgtaccccagggtatcggcggaccgcctgcccaactctcgccgggactcagtcagtcgcTATAGGAGAAGACAATAACGTCCATAAaacaaacgaaataacaataatttcaaacttaaacgtaaacttatatacatatccatcccaaaagcaatacaactaggtacaaaggttctccgttctccatacaaccagcccaccaaacattggggcgagaaccataacaaaagaGCCAAAAGTACTAGTTCGGCTAGACTATACGTAGCTTCCATCcttgcacgtcttcccctgctaaggaaaacaaaaaaaaactaaaggaatcagctggaaagctcagtgaggttccgtacacatagtcaacaagagaatcaatgcattcaatacatttaacaacaattcaagatacaagtacaaataaagcggtaaccacattcatgaaaaggatacgtgctcacaaggagccattcgttcaatcgttcattcattcattctcctttctttcccctaccttcaatcatttgaaaaatgcattttgcatgagtaaaacccctcgtccattcattcactcattcattcattcattctccccgtccctggcttttggccaggctccaccaacctacagggtaatactcgagtataccgaaacgttcacccaagttccttgtcgcccgaccgagtccgcttctggctcgagacgaccggtaacaaggggcaatggccagttcagcccgaaggcttacattcatgcacaattaacatttcaatcgctcaatcattaaaatttcacaatcatttaggctaagtgcggtaaagtacacactcgcctcaaaatcattttagcaatcattgaaagcgtttagcATGCTATCAATCACtcaaacaagccatataatcaggaaacaaatcaaacaaggaacactcacctatacacgtaaaataacgcccacttctcaatcaccaatgaaacctaaaagacACAAAgaccacattacaatccatctaacatgatttagatgcaatcaagaaatactcgactactcgcgagtaaacgaaTAAAAGACTTTCAAAGTGTAAGGAAGGCATTTGGATCCGTGGACAAGAACAACCCTAATGCAACCCAAACCAAGAGGGTTATAAAATCTCTAAGAGGGAACACTTAActcaaaacaattcaaaattccaatagataggctaagaaaacatTCTTTCGAAATTGCTCATATGactcaaaagcatatatattcAAGTGGCCAATAAATAACCAATGCCTTGataaaaatcatgtgaaaaaggAGGGCAAAATACTTTAActtccacacttaaaaccttgcttagaaacaatgcacttatggccgataaaacccgaactcatacctctataggttggaaaggcttaaggaacctttgaagtttgaaacggaagaggtatcatgttttcaaaagataaaacggTTACCTTATTTGCCAAATGACAATATACAAATTCGAACCGAAACTTAGCCTTCGAACCCTTATTCAAGGACCCGAAGACACTTCCAAGGAAAAACGttcaatttgatacaaaatacatttccaaaaaccactttaactcattcaatttccaaaaaaataaatggacggaatatcccttgtgtttacctattttccagccaataatggcttcattatttttctcaaatcagtcccaacatgtcatatagaataatctcatgtccaaaagccattcactaggcttaaagtcatataaatacaacaagaactacgaaaaacaagctAAAAACATTTTCAGATAAAACAATGCGTGACAACATTTTGCGGAAATGGCactaaaggcactacgattattggattagggtggaagacccaccgtttcgaagctaagagacagggctacaacaatgtagaaggtcactcagtccagttcctaacgcaactaggtcaaatatgcaaaatactataccagaattcccaaaacaggtttgcaaatcacacaaaactgtaattactataactcagtctatacaagtccaaatgccgaaattccaaaggcatatgttagctaagacattcagctacatttcatcagaagacaccaacttcaaaatccaaaccaattccagtcaaaatagccaaatacaaactcagttttcgcattctggccaaagcagaacagctacagtaatttcgtcataactcaccctacactaatccaaatgtcctgaaattttgcaggcaccttaaacacatcaatacctacaactttcatgttttgaggaaagtccaattcggcctctaaccctatgatctaaaaccggacagaatttggggtttatgaaccctaactttccatttttccatccaagtccaaaattgattgcatttaaccacaattcacacctactagagtcattttaaaccattaccattcattatacaaggccacaacatcccattcatattaaaccagaaaattcatcataaaatggaaaacttcaccaaaacacttccaatcaagaaataaatcacatattccaaccctcaagccacttctaagcataatataaccatcattaggtgtagtagggtgtttaagcatcacttaccaagtaacaagagatgtagagaggttggccaccttagatcttcaaacaaacttcactaatacacttgctatcactaaaaggaaagattttatggagtaaaactaatctaagcttttgtttgtagaagattgaagcatatggaagcttgaaagttgaagaatttccttccttctttgctcaaggagaaccggccatggaggagaagaaaatggtaatttttatgaatttttttgatatttaatcctttggtcaaaaaagtcaagaatgtgaatagtgtttcttaaagtccaaccaatgagaaggtgacacttgtcacctcattaaatgcattcttatctttcttttctctctcacataaatcacttcacacacactacttatctgttaacacccgataaatttttcacagtatccgaaacttaaccttattggccgaatttttccgaacttttcgcactagtgggtcccacatccaatatatattcttaattttctaaaaattcaccaatgctagaaaaatcatctaaaaactataattgctcttaaaaaccactaagaaaatatttctaaaccagaaaatgcagaaaacatgcaattaaggggaaataaaccctaggaaaaatattagggttttacgggttctcacaaattctCAAAGTAGAGATCTTAAtataaagagagaaaaaactttTGGACATGTTCACTCAAATTACGCTACTTTTATGTTTTTCTTTGGAAGATGACTAGAGTTACACATGGAAGGTGACAAGAGCATAGATTGGTGAAAGGAATTGATCAAGTTGTTTTTTTAGAATCAAGATTGGTTTATTTATACTAGAGATAGAcagttgtttttcttttatgaACACTTGTTTATTTGAAGCATGTGGACTCATTAATCGATTGTTCAACTTGTATATTAGTCAAATTCCTCACTCAAGATATTTTTATATTAAATTTATTATAGTTTGTGTTTGTAAAATTATAAAGATCATGATGTATTGTATTCTTGAGAGAGACTTGGGAATATGGTAAATATCTCATGCTTGGCATGTACGGAGTTAAGATGTTGATAGTTATACCCCTAAATAATATTATTGCTCGGCTGACTGTTGCGAGGGTTTGCGTGGATGTCAACCTGATGAAGCAGCTGTCAAGAAGAGTTTTGGTGGGTTTTGATTCTGGGGAGGAAGATGGGTTTTGACAGGCGCTGGAACCGGAAAAGATGCCGCAATATTGCAGGTACTATTTTCGACAAGGTCATGAGGAATCGAAGTCTCGGGTTAAACACCTGGAGCGCCGAGAAGTGGCGGCAGTGGACAAGGACATAGCTGCGAATGGGCGTCGGCGGAGGATTACGACAACCCAGGAATTTCGACCAAATGGGCAGTCAGAGGTGTTGCGAGCTAACAGGGAGGTTCCCGGGAGGGTTGCGGCGCCTTTGGAGGGTGTGGGTGCAGCTACGGAGCTGAGTGGGACTGGTGAAGTCTTGACTAACAGGAACACGCAGCCTTAGCAACAGCCCAAGGGGGCAGCACTACCTGTGTCGTTGTTGCAGAGTGACATCGAGGATGGGATCCTTGCAGGCAATAAGGAGCGTTTGGCTTTGGAGTGTCATGGGTCTCAGCCACGCGTGGTTGTGGACAATCTAGAACTTGCCCAGAAGCTGGCAGAGGACAACCAAGCCAACCGTATAGAGGTGGAGACGCTGATGGAAGAGACAATCGAGCAAGCTGCTGTCGACGCGAAGGAGGCTACTGGTCAGATGGGGCAACGTTTGAGTGTTGTGGTCGAGGTGTCGACAGGGTCTGCTGTAGGGACAATTGACGTGCATGGCCAGGAGCTGCATCGAGGGCGCGGTTCTGATGTTGTAATTTGTCCTGCCCGTGGCACACCAGGTTTGGGGATCAGGTTGGCATCTACTCCCCTGACGGACATGGCTGCTGTTCCTGTGGTGGGTGGAAAAGCGTGCGATTTCATAGTGGAGCTGGGTGCAGCGGTAGGAGAGGATGAGGTGGTTACTGCAGAACAAAGTGTTGGAAATTTGTCTCCACGAGGGGAGATTGGAGCTGTGCTGCGGGAGGTAGGCTCTTTGGTGGTGGACATCTTTAACTTAGACCCTATTATACAGCGGGTTCAGGAAAAGGTGCAAGGAGAGGAGGAAGGTCAAATGATTGCTCAACCCAAGTGCAGAGGTACGCGTGTGCCACTCCCTACTGATTGATCTTTACGCTCTAGAGTAAAATTGTCCAATAGTTCTGTTGTTGCACTGTCTGatgattaatttcattttttgaaatattcggGGTATCTTGTGTGCCCCAAACCTTCGTAGATTAAAGAGTTTAATTGCTGAGTCGTCACTTTAGTTAGTTGCTATATGTGAACCTAAGCTGTATGTGTGTGAAATTCATTCGATACGATTAAAGTTGAGGATGGATAAATGCATTATCAATAGTGAGGGTACTATCTGGGTTTTCTATCAAAGTTCACTTATATGTGATTACGTGGGTAAGTCGAGTCAACATTTGTCGCTTAATATACAATCGCCTATGGTATCTGGCCCTATGGTCTTTTCGTTTGTGTATGCAAAGTGTAATGAGCAGGATAGAAGGTTGCTTTGGTCCTTGCTATTGCTCGATAACCCGGTCGATGCACCGTGGTTTTTGATTGGGGACTTCAATGTCATCGTTAGTGAGGAAGAAAAGCGGGGTGGCTTACCTTTTCGACTGGGGGAAGGTTTGGACTTTATGTGTTTCATGGCTACGGCTAGTCTACAAGGCGCAGGATTTTCGGGCTCACAATTCACACGGTGTAATAATAGAGGGGGAAGTGCGCGTTATACAATCAGCAGGCGTCCGCTTTAGATTGTAATTTTAAGATGCAGCATTTGGGGCGAGATCCCTCGGATCACACTCCCTTATTGTTAACGGCAATGTCTCGGCTAGACAATAAATCTAAGTCATTTCGGTTCCTGAATGTGTGGAAGTCTAAGCCGGAGTTATTGGATGTTATTCGCCGATGTTGAGATGGATCATTCTGGGCCTCTCTTGTAGAGATTGGCTATCAAATTGAGGGAGGTAAAAAGGCAGGTGCAAGTGTGGTCTAGAGAGTCGTTTGGAGATATTTTTAAAAGGGTGAAGAAGGTCGGAGGGGGAGAGGTGCTGTGGCTGGAAGGTCTTTTTGATAGTAATCCTTCGGAGCCAAATCTCCTTGCACTTCAAGAAGCACGGGCAGTGTTGAGGAATTCTCTAATGGTGGAGGAAGGATACTGGCGGCAGAAAGCCAGGGTTAAATGGATTCGGGAGGggaataaaaattcaaaatactTCCATGCTATAGTTGCGGAATGTAGGGCGAAGGCAGTTTCGGATCAAAGGTGCAGATGGGGTTTGGATAACAGAAGATGAACAGATTGCATCGGAGGCGGTGGGGTACTTTAAAGCTTTATTCTCGACTAAGCCTTCTTTAGGATCATGGGATACACTGGATGTGATCCCTAGCATGATTTCTCACACACAGAATGAGGAACTCGTGAAGGTGCCGGAGATGGAGGAGATAAGGGAGGCGGTGTTTGGGATGGATGGGGAGAGCGCAGCGGGCCCGAATAGTTTCACTGGGAGGTTTTTCACCTTTGCATGGGAGGTGGTGGCGGAGGATGTCTGTGAGGCAGTAGTTAGCTTCTTCTGTGGGCAGGAGTTGCCTAAGAGTACCACGGCAACCTGGGTAGTACTGCTCCCCAAGATTAGCTCTCCTCAAGATTTTAGCCAATTCAGACTAATTAGCCTGTACAATTTCCTTAATAAAGTGATTTCCAAGATTTTAGTGATTCTGTTGGCTAAGGTGTTACCTAGCATCATATTACCTTAGCAAAGCGGCTTTGTGCAGGGTAGACAGATTTTTGATAATGTTTTATTAGCTCAGGAGCTCATAGCAGATATTCGAAAAGCTAGTAGAAAGGGTAATGTTATGTTGAAGATCGATATGGCCAAAGCCTACGATAGGGTTTCATAGCCATTCTTGATTCAGGTGCTGAGACGGTTTGGCTTCTGTGAGGCTTGGATTGATATGATTTGGAGGCTGATTTCGAATGCCTGGTTTTCAGTGGTGGTCAATGGGGCACTCCAAGGTTTCTTTAAGTCT
This region of Coffea arabica cultivar ET-39 chromosome 3c, Coffea Arabica ET-39 HiFi, whole genome shotgun sequence genomic DNA includes:
- the LOC113735819 gene encoding uncharacterized protein, which codes for MVSGPMVFSFVYAKCNEQDRRLLWSLLLLDNPVDAPWFLIGDFNVIVSEEEKRGGLPFRLGEGRRQFRIKGADGVWITEDEQIASEAVGYFKALFSTKPSLGSWDTLDVIPSMISHTQNEELVKVPEMEEIREAVFGMDGESAAGPNSFTGRFFTFAWEVVAEDVCEAVVSFFCGQELPKSTTATWVLRRFGFCEAWIDMIWRLISNAWFSVVVNGALQGFFKSTHGIRQGDPISPDLFVLCAEVLSCQLNSLSGLQGFVPFMVPKGCPVVTHLAYADNIIIFSSGMKRSLQLVMQVLGDYTSISRQKLCKPYEEGGVGVWSLQHVFDAFSLKLWWNFRLRRSLCADFMHLKYCPEVHHCYSDFSPGQSHTWRRMLHAQVVAEKHIRWSLGSGSSSFWHDNWLRIRPLCGQVESFQEHSVADFVMEGRWDL